In Blastococcus saxobsidens DD2, the genomic stretch GTCGGCCCGGCGGACGGTAACAGCGCCGACCTGTGGAGCAGCATCAACGGGCTGATCGCCCTGTTCCTGGGCGGGCTGACCGCGGCCGCCACGGCGGTGTGGCGGGGGGTCAGCGACGGGCTGCTGCACGGGATCCTGGTGTGGGCGCTGACGATCGTGTCCCTGCTGATCCTGACGCTGTTCGGTGGCGGCGCCCTCCTCGGCTCGCTGGCCGGGGTGGTCACCGACGTGGCCGGCATCCAGCAGGCCAACCTGCCCGACATCGCGGCGGGCGAGGTGTCCAATGTGGCGCAGTCGGCCGCCGCCTGGGCGGTCCTGGGGCTCGGGCTCTCGATCGCCGCTGCCGCCCTCGGTGGCGTCGTCGGCGCCAAGATGTGGCCGAGCAAGCACGACGCCGAGGCCGAGCGGGTCTCCGTCGGCTGACCGCGGCGCGCCGGGCGGAGCGGCTGCTCCGCCCGGTGCACACCCGCTACCCTTCTGCTGGTCGAACGCATGTTCGAGCAAGGGGGGGTGGCGTGGGATCGGGGGTGGGCCGGGCGGAGGGGTGCACCGTCCTGCACGTCGACATGGACGCCTTCTTCGCCAGCGTCGAGGTGCGTCGGCGCCCGGAGCTGGCCGGTACACCGGTCATCGTGGGCGGGGCCGGCAACCGGGGGGTGGTCACCTCCGCCACCTACGAGGCCCGCCGCTACGGGGTGCACGCCGCGATGCCCACCGCGCGGGCGCTGCGGCTGTGCCCGACGGCGACCGTCCTGCCGGGGGACATGGCGCTCTACGGCGAGGTGTCCCGGTCGGTCATGGCACTGTTCCGCTCGATCACCCCGCTGGTCGAGCCGTTGAGCATGGACGAGGCGTTCCTCGACGTCGCAGGAAGCGGCCGCCGGTTGGGGAACGCCGTGGAGATCGGTGAGTACCTGCGCGCACGGGTCTTCGACGAGCAGGGCATCACCTGCTCGGTCGGTGTGGCCGGCACCAAGTTCGTGGCGAAGCTGGCCTCCACCCGGGCCAAGCCCGACGGGCTGCTCGTCGTGCGGCCCCCGGAGGTGATGGGGTTCCTGCACCCCCTGCCGGTGAGTGCGCTGTGGGGGGTGGGCCCGAAGACCGAGGAGACGCTCCTGCGGCTGGGGCTGCGCACCGTGGGCGACCTGGCGCACGTGCCGGCCAGGACCCTGCAGCGGGCGCTCGGGGCAGCCGCGGGCACCCACCTGCACGAGCTCGCCTGGGGGCGTGACCCCCGGCGGGTCGTCCCCGACGAGC encodes the following:
- the dinB gene encoding DNA polymerase IV; the protein is MGSGVGRAEGCTVLHVDMDAFFASVEVRRRPELAGTPVIVGGAGNRGVVTSATYEARRYGVHAAMPTARALRLCPTATVLPGDMALYGEVSRSVMALFRSITPLVEPLSMDEAFLDVAGSGRRLGNAVEIGEYLRARVFDEQGITCSVGVAGTKFVAKLASTRAKPDGLLVVRPPEVMGFLHPLPVSALWGVGPKTEETLLRLGLRTVGDLAHVPARTLQRALGAAAGTHLHELAWGRDPRRVVPDEPERSTGAEETFSTDVDDPVVIHRELLRLAERTAGRLRSIGCLARTVSIKVRFADFATITRSRTLGAPTDVGQELYDTARGLYDALGLQRARIRLVGVRAERLVEAGSAPRQLELGAREHGRREAELAADRAARRFGAGAVRPATLVHRSAAPRRRPADQA